A stretch of Paenibacillus peoriae DNA encodes these proteins:
- a CDS encoding GNAT family N-acetyltransferase gives MKISQQEFDVQGMRYTVRSAMIQDAKNLSEIRLLIDGETENLDREKGEAFISTSGFEQLIETDTENNRNLFLVAVVHDKIVGFSRCEGHVLSRFSHKVEFGVCVLKDFWSYGIGTNLLKKSISWAESNGIKKMTLQVLETNDKAIELYKKHGFEIEGLLKNDKVLSDGKYYNTIIMGRFHK, from the coding sequence ATGAAAATAAGTCAACAGGAATTTGATGTGCAAGGAATGCGCTATACGGTCAGATCTGCCATGATTCAAGATGCGAAGAATTTGTCTGAAATCCGCTTGCTGATTGATGGAGAAACTGAAAATTTAGATAGAGAGAAGGGAGAAGCATTTATAAGTACATCCGGTTTTGAACAGCTCATCGAAACGGATACAGAGAATAACAGAAACCTATTTTTAGTTGCAGTAGTTCATGATAAAATCGTCGGATTTTCAAGATGTGAGGGCCATGTTCTGAGCAGATTCTCTCATAAAGTTGAATTCGGCGTATGTGTACTAAAGGATTTTTGGAGTTACGGGATCGGGACGAATCTTTTAAAAAAATCTATTTCCTGGGCTGAATCCAATGGCATCAAGAAAATGACTCTACAAGTTTTGGAAACGAATGATAAAGCCATTGAGCTTTATAAAAAACATGGTTTTGAAATCGAAGGGTTATTAAAAAACGATAAGGTTCTTTCAGATGGCAAATACTACAACACCATTATCATGGGGAGATTTCATAAATAA
- a CDS encoding GntR family transcriptional regulator has product MEEQRVGSFRFLIDFSQPLYEQILNQVRSSIAKGEIEMGSKMPSVRDLAQELRMNPNTVMRAYQELERDGLTEKRRGLGTYVTSSSERIASFREQLAMTYIDQFLGQMSSLGLSWGDVQQYIRSKQDGNEKEGGDKA; this is encoded by the coding sequence ATGGAAGAGCAACGGGTTGGCTCGTTCCGATTTTTAATTGATTTTAGCCAGCCATTATATGAACAAATATTAAATCAAGTACGAAGCTCCATTGCTAAAGGGGAGATCGAAATGGGAAGCAAAATGCCGTCTGTTCGTGATCTGGCGCAGGAATTACGCATGAATCCGAATACCGTGATGCGAGCGTATCAGGAGCTGGAGCGGGACGGATTGACTGAGAAACGGCGTGGTCTAGGCACTTATGTTACGTCATCCAGTGAGCGGATTGCCAGCTTTCGGGAACAACTGGCTATGACGTATATAGATCAGTTTCTCGGACAGATGAGCAGCCTGGGACTATCCTGGGGAGATGTTCAGCAGTATATACGAAGCAAACAGGACGGAAATGAGAAGGAAGGAGGCGATAAGGCATGA
- a CDS encoding ABC transporter ATP-binding protein, whose product MTESVVVANHLVKQYGSKKALDQLDVVIPAGRIVGVLGPNGCGKSSFFRAITGLIQPDGGELQVLGRQPGWETNRDISYLPDRARWYPNHTVQQTLEWGKSFLPGFNIKDAYKLADHMGVELELKMAGLSRGQEARVLLILCLAREVPLMILDEPFAGIDVLSREAIVAGIIDYLEGRQQSILISTHDIQEVEGLFDYTVMMGRGRILWSGDSDDLRAEHGSLNQVFRNLYKKEWKA is encoded by the coding sequence ATGACGGAGTCTGTTGTGGTTGCGAATCATCTGGTGAAGCAATATGGCAGTAAAAAAGCGTTGGATCAATTGGATGTTGTCATTCCGGCAGGACGCATAGTAGGCGTGCTTGGACCCAATGGCTGTGGGAAGTCCAGCTTCTTTCGAGCGATCACTGGATTGATTCAGCCAGATGGGGGCGAGCTTCAGGTGTTGGGCCGACAGCCTGGTTGGGAAACCAACCGGGATATATCCTATCTTCCTGACCGGGCACGCTGGTACCCTAATCATACAGTTCAGCAGACGCTGGAATGGGGGAAGTCCTTTTTGCCTGGCTTCAATATAAAAGATGCCTATAAACTTGCTGATCATATGGGCGTGGAGTTGGAGTTGAAAATGGCCGGGTTGAGTCGCGGACAGGAGGCGCGTGTGCTACTGATTTTATGTTTGGCACGTGAGGTTCCACTCATGATTCTGGATGAACCGTTCGCAGGTATTGATGTCCTCTCCAGAGAGGCGATTGTGGCCGGGATTATTGATTATTTGGAGGGTCGGCAGCAATCTATACTCATTAGCACGCATGATATTCAGGAAGTGGAAGGCTTGTTTGACTACACGGTCATGATGGGCCGCGGACGGATCCTATGGTCTGGTGATTCGGATGATCTGCGTGCAGAGCATGGCTCGCTGAATCAGGTGTTCCGCAATTTGTACAAAAAGGAGTGGAAGGCGTGA
- a CDS encoding ABC-2 transporter permease — MNSSGLFKDLIRHEFRNKGSWRKQSRNRLPRSWRLVYFSLFLIAAFAISLYFALHNQLELTRLWYVTLGLPYMIIFMGVGSLRREWENDTYGWWLTLPYPRMWLISAKWIAAILQTIVVILFLFVVGSLYALFISSTIQPYTLADAACFIVAGLNWFVMIIAFTPFVIALGLLTASTKYSTLRPLSPILWILLMGGGSVFYWSGDHGLYEQFDHAQTGQWFSFTWHFPVAVLISWIAAYILIRLNAYLLDKKLSI; from the coding sequence GTGAATTCATCAGGGCTGTTCAAAGATTTAATACGCCATGAATTTCGAAATAAAGGAAGCTGGAGAAAACAGAGCCGCAATCGACTACCGAGATCGTGGAGACTTGTGTATTTCTCACTATTTCTCATTGCGGCGTTCGCTATTTCCTTGTACTTCGCGCTTCACAACCAACTCGAATTGACAAGGCTGTGGTATGTGACCCTGGGCTTGCCGTACATGATCATTTTCATGGGTGTGGGAAGTTTGAGACGAGAATGGGAAAATGACACCTACGGATGGTGGCTGACCCTTCCCTATCCGCGCATGTGGCTGATTAGCGCCAAATGGATTGCGGCAATTCTACAAACCATTGTCGTGATATTGTTCCTGTTTGTGGTGGGTTCTCTGTACGCATTGTTCATCTCATCAACGATACAGCCTTATACGCTCGCGGATGCAGCGTGCTTTATTGTAGCTGGATTGAACTGGTTTGTGATGATTATCGCTTTCACACCTTTTGTTATTGCGCTGGGCCTTCTGACTGCCAGTACCAAATACAGTACCTTGCGGCCGCTTAGCCCGATACTGTGGATTCTTTTGATGGGTGGCGGGAGTGTCTTTTATTGGTCGGGCGATCATGGGCTTTATGAGCAGTTTGATCATGCTCAGACAGGACAGTGGTTTTCTTTTACCTGGCATTTCCCGGTTGCGGTGTTGATCAGTTGGATTGCTGCGTATATATTAATCCGCTTGAACGCTTATTTGTTGGACAAAAAGCTGTCGATTTAG
- a CDS encoding CcdC protein domain-containing protein, which translates to MTTIFIYALVAVLVGLMIWLRTKRRRGPIKGNGTRILLPLFIAFPLMMMSVYQLMHIPGQTYAPPAFWELLAAGLLGALFGYVILLHTAYERRSDGLIYPKPNQYFKYIIIAIILIRVVLTQYLSSLGTSEISMLAITMALVYISIWRIGSFIKFRRTLSV; encoded by the coding sequence ATGACGACGATATTCATATATGCATTGGTAGCTGTTCTGGTGGGCCTGATGATCTGGTTAAGAACCAAGAGACGAAGGGGGCCGATAAAGGGAAACGGAACCCGGATTCTCCTCCCCTTGTTTATCGCATTCCCGCTTATGATGATGTCTGTGTACCAATTAATGCATATTCCCGGTCAAACGTACGCGCCCCCCGCCTTTTGGGAACTGCTGGCTGCCGGGCTATTAGGGGCTCTGTTTGGCTATGTTATTTTGCTGCATACAGCGTATGAAAGACGGTCTGACGGTCTGATTTATCCCAAGCCGAACCAATATTTTAAATATATTATTATCGCTATTATCCTGATTCGCGTTGTTTTGACCCAGTACCTTAGTAGTTTGGGTACGTCCGAAATTAGCATGCTGGCAATTACGATGGCGTTGGTGTATATCTCGATCTGGCGAATCGGCAGCTTTATCAAGTTTCGGAGAACGTTATCCGTATAA
- a CDS encoding stalk domain-containing protein codes for MKKHTVTAALAGLLVLSSAVPALAAEVKPDTGIQVWVDGKKEAYKIAPIVRNKQVLIPLRQLASSLGIPLDAKHITFNTARQSTTIRYDQATVVLVSGSPEAQINGIKVPLSTSTILTKQGVTYVPVDVVKEAWGKQVIWDPASQTLQIGVNNKDKVVEILKSFETGDTKAAEAWISKDQYIQHNPSFASGRDAFLQGISQSKGANVLVEIQRVIQDGNVVAVHYKKSIAGKTSIAFDIFRFDSNGKIVEHWDNVQDSAPANPSGHTMIDGATQIADFNQTETNKALIRKFVDDVLVGKNRAALESYYNGDQYIQHNPLFGDGVSKLKQAFSAAGSQGASFGYDQVHMVIGEGNFVLVVSELTSPKGTSAAVYDLFRVENGKVAEHWDVVQEVPAKTEWKNTNGKF; via the coding sequence ATGAAAAAACATACGGTTACTGCTGCACTCGCTGGTTTGCTTGTTCTGTCTTCTGCTGTACCGGCTTTAGCGGCCGAGGTAAAACCTGATACGGGTATTCAGGTTTGGGTAGATGGCAAGAAGGAGGCTTACAAAATTGCACCTATCGTGAGAAATAAGCAGGTCTTAATTCCCCTGAGACAATTGGCCTCCAGTTTGGGAATTCCGTTGGATGCCAAGCATATTACATTCAATACGGCGCGACAAAGCACGACCATCCGATATGATCAGGCGACGGTTGTACTGGTGTCTGGCAGTCCGGAAGCGCAAATCAACGGGATTAAAGTGCCACTGTCCACCTCGACCATCTTGACCAAGCAAGGGGTAACCTATGTACCGGTTGATGTCGTCAAAGAAGCCTGGGGCAAGCAAGTGATTTGGGACCCGGCCAGTCAGACCTTGCAAATCGGGGTGAACAATAAGGATAAGGTTGTAGAGATTCTGAAGAGCTTTGAAACGGGCGATACGAAAGCAGCTGAAGCTTGGATCAGCAAGGATCAGTACATTCAGCATAATCCGAGCTTTGCTAGCGGGAGAGATGCCTTTTTGCAAGGGATTAGCCAATCAAAGGGAGCCAATGTGCTTGTTGAAATCCAGCGGGTTATTCAGGATGGCAATGTTGTAGCAGTACATTATAAAAAGTCCATCGCAGGGAAAACAAGCATTGCTTTTGATATTTTCCGCTTCGATAGCAATGGTAAAATTGTTGAGCATTGGGACAACGTGCAAGACTCGGCTCCAGCCAATCCAAGCGGACACACCATGATTGATGGAGCAACACAAATCGCGGATTTCAACCAAACGGAGACCAACAAAGCGCTAATCCGCAAGTTTGTGGATGATGTCCTAGTTGGCAAAAATCGTGCTGCATTGGAAAGTTATTATAATGGTGATCAGTACATTCAGCATAACCCTCTTTTTGGTGACGGTGTATCCAAATTGAAGCAAGCATTTTCCGCAGCGGGAAGCCAAGGAGCTTCTTTTGGATATGATCAGGTTCACATGGTCATCGGAGAAGGCAACTTCGTGCTGGTTGTGAGTGAGTTGACATCGCCTAAGGGAACTTCAGCCGCTGTCTATGATCTGTTCCGGGTAGAGAACGGCAAGGTAGCGGAACATTGGGACGTAGTTCAGGAGGTTCCAGCTAAAACAGAGTGGAAAAATACAAACGGCAAGTTTTAA
- a CDS encoding LacI family DNA-binding transcriptional regulator, translating into MVSIKDIAKQAGVSISTVSYALNGSDKVTEETCARILAIAKELNYVPNAAARNLKKRQTKIIGVFLTDFRGDVYGDLLYGIKEILNRKGYDLIVCSGKQSHRMLPERMIDGAIVLDQTFESQELLNYAERGHKVVVLDRELNHPNINQVLLDNKAGAALAIEHLLELGHRKLYVVTGPEGSYDSWQRMQAVKQTIERSGVAEMIEIYGDFEKSGGEQAAEIILQQQVGPGLEPVAVFCLNDEMAVGFYNRMAQSELTIGKDIHIVGFDNIELAQYIQPRLTTIDYSKRKWGAVAAEQVLKIIAGEDVEHERLYVTLVQRESAGAVFITQDQQNL; encoded by the coding sequence GTGGTCAGCATTAAAGATATCGCCAAACAGGCGGGCGTTTCCATATCTACCGTTTCATATGCCTTGAATGGTAGCGATAAGGTAACAGAAGAAACTTGCGCACGTATTTTAGCCATTGCCAAAGAGCTTAACTATGTGCCCAATGCCGCCGCACGTAATCTCAAGAAAAGGCAGACCAAAATTATTGGCGTTTTCCTAACTGATTTTCGTGGAGACGTTTATGGAGATTTACTGTACGGCATCAAGGAAATTTTGAACCGCAAGGGCTATGATCTCATCGTATGTAGCGGTAAGCAGTCTCACCGAATGCTGCCGGAACGCATGATTGACGGCGCCATTGTGCTGGATCAGACGTTTGAAAGTCAGGAGCTACTGAACTACGCCGAGCGAGGACATAAAGTTGTCGTGTTGGACCGTGAACTGAATCATCCTAACATTAACCAGGTGCTGCTGGATAACAAAGCAGGCGCCGCTCTCGCCATAGAACATCTATTGGAATTGGGACACCGTAAGCTTTATGTGGTTACCGGACCAGAAGGTTCTTACGATTCATGGCAACGGATGCAGGCGGTCAAGCAGACCATTGAGCGTAGCGGCGTCGCTGAAATGATTGAAATTTACGGCGATTTTGAGAAATCGGGCGGCGAACAGGCGGCGGAAATCATTTTGCAGCAACAAGTTGGCCCGGGTTTAGAACCTGTAGCCGTATTTTGTCTCAATGATGAAATGGCAGTGGGCTTTTACAATCGAATGGCTCAGTCAGAGCTGACGATTGGCAAGGATATTCATATCGTCGGCTTTGATAATATCGAGCTGGCGCAATATATTCAGCCCCGTCTGACAACGATTGACTACTCCAAACGTAAATGGGGCGCTGTAGCTGCCGAACAAGTTCTCAAAATCATCGCCGGGGAAGACGTGGAGCATGAACGTTTATACGTTACGCTTGTCCAAAGAGAATCAGCAGGCGCAGTATTCATCACCCAAGATCAACAGAATCTGTGA
- a CDS encoding GH36-type glycosyl hydrolase domain-containing protein, whose amino-acid sequence MNTSLDQNILLRAGDLSFTFLSSGDVYKIAHGSTMINQLLTNSVDGSLNNLYLRLYRPSGVSITPLLGVRSPGVIRQTDQQIIWEGFTAGVGYQVTFTLSRLGVWFWDVTLQGDDVEADVVYGQDIGIADTAAVRSNEAYLSQYIDHTIYYDEQRGYTVCSRQNQPQSQAFPYIQQGSLTRTVGYSTDGFQFFGLSYKETNEPEALRRDSLANEVYQYEFAYTALQSERVELAGEARFTFYGLFQPNHPAAVTKLEYQELVTKARDEVTSVLADASETSIPTHAASDLQAGRVAPAQTIGEPLRTLDFTDAEVNQLFPKRQEEERDGNKLLSFFTDSYEHVVLKSKELRVERPHGHILMGGHYSGGKEETITTTSYMYGVFNSQLVIGNTNFNKMITNARNALNIPKTSGQRIYVGIQGKYRLLTMPSLFEIGFNYVRWYYKTADDTFIITNYTNADSPEVRLHMRAASGKTYPFLITQQMSMHVNEYELPFHMEREGDALLFRADSASLSAEAYPDLLYRMHIEGAPLQHVSDAHALLQGNASPDASLVVLELGDSSEWTCTVQGWLNGLSAGQESAHKERHASFEDEREHYRAYFAELMNGFHLSLGQHETSELFRVNAVAWWYTHNMLVHYSVPHGLEQYGGAAWGTRDVCQGPVEYFSAVQKFDEVRSILLTVFSHQYEDSGNWPQWFMFDNYTHVQQEESHGDIIVWPLKVLGDYLTATRDYSILEENVPYTHRHTFDYTKQTATLMEHALKEIEYIRDNFLHDTYLSAYGDGDWDDTLQPANAQLKQYMASSWTVALTYQVISNFAAALEQAPAGVVSEADKIAQDLHQMANGIRKDFNRYMLESGIIPGFVYMEEPGQPKLMLHPSDTETGIHYRLLPMTRSMISQLLTPEQALAHEQLIREQFLCPDGVRLMNRPAQYDGGVSSHFKRAEQAANFGREVGLQYVHAHIRFAEAMAKLGRKDDAWHSLKLINPVGIRASVPNAEWRQSNAYFSSSDGKFNSRYEAQERFGELREGAVPVKGGWRIYSSGPGIYMNQLISNVLGVRQSGEDLILDPVLPDHLDGLEFKFSFAGKPITFVYRMLQEHTGGEQGRVVLNGTPLESEPAGDNRYRSGALRIKREVFEQTLAEHDGVHRLEIIL is encoded by the coding sequence ATGAATACAAGTCTGGATCAAAATATTTTGCTGCGGGCCGGCGACCTGTCTTTTACCTTCTTGAGCAGCGGTGATGTGTATAAGATCGCCCATGGCTCAACGATGATCAACCAGCTGTTGACCAATTCAGTCGATGGTTCCCTGAACAATCTGTACTTGAGATTGTACCGTCCATCCGGTGTAAGTATCACTCCCCTGCTTGGAGTTCGCTCACCGGGAGTAATTCGACAAACAGATCAGCAGATTATTTGGGAAGGTTTCACCGCTGGTGTAGGCTATCAGGTGACCTTCACGCTAAGCCGCCTGGGAGTATGGTTCTGGGATGTAACCCTACAGGGCGATGACGTGGAAGCAGATGTCGTGTACGGTCAGGATATCGGCATTGCCGATACCGCTGCTGTACGCAGTAATGAAGCTTATTTGTCTCAATATATTGACCACACCATCTACTATGATGAACAAAGAGGCTATACCGTTTGCTCACGTCAAAACCAGCCTCAAAGTCAGGCATTCCCATACATTCAACAAGGCTCGTTAACCCGCACTGTTGGGTACTCAACAGACGGATTTCAGTTCTTTGGACTATCGTACAAGGAAACGAATGAGCCGGAAGCACTCCGTCGCGACTCGCTCGCCAATGAAGTATACCAATACGAATTCGCCTATACCGCATTGCAGTCCGAGCGAGTGGAACTTGCCGGGGAAGCTCGCTTTACTTTTTACGGTCTGTTCCAGCCCAATCATCCAGCCGCAGTGACAAAGCTGGAGTATCAGGAACTGGTGACAAAGGCACGCGACGAAGTAACTTCCGTTCTAGCAGACGCCTCTGAGACCAGCATACCGACACACGCGGCAAGTGATCTTCAGGCAGGGCGTGTGGCTCCAGCTCAAACCATCGGTGAGCCGCTGCGTACGCTGGACTTCACCGATGCCGAAGTGAATCAACTTTTCCCCAAACGGCAGGAAGAAGAACGGGATGGCAATAAACTCCTTTCCTTTTTCACGGACAGCTATGAGCATGTTGTACTCAAATCCAAAGAGCTTCGTGTAGAGCGTCCCCACGGGCACATTTTAATGGGCGGGCATTACTCAGGAGGTAAGGAAGAAACCATTACAACCACCTCCTATATGTACGGGGTGTTCAATTCCCAGCTCGTAATCGGCAATACGAATTTCAACAAAATGATTACCAACGCGCGTAATGCGCTCAATATTCCCAAGACATCCGGTCAGCGCATTTATGTCGGAATCCAAGGGAAATACCGCCTGCTCACGATGCCTTCCCTGTTCGAGATTGGCTTTAATTATGTGCGCTGGTACTACAAAACGGCTGACGATACATTCATTATTACAAACTATACGAATGCCGATAGCCCAGAAGTACGGCTTCACATGCGTGCGGCAAGTGGCAAAACCTATCCGTTCCTCATCACTCAGCAAATGTCTATGCATGTGAACGAATATGAGCTTCCGTTTCATATGGAACGTGAAGGCGACGCCCTACTCTTCCGGGCAGACTCTGCTTCCCTGAGTGCCGAAGCCTATCCCGACCTGCTGTACCGAATGCACATAGAAGGCGCTCCATTACAGCATGTGAGCGATGCTCACGCACTGCTACAGGGTAATGCTTCCCCTGATGCATCTCTGGTTGTGCTAGAGCTGGGTGACAGCAGCGAATGGACCTGCACCGTGCAGGGTTGGCTGAATGGACTTTCAGCCGGGCAAGAATCAGCACACAAAGAGCGTCACGCTTCCTTTGAAGATGAGCGCGAGCACTATCGGGCATATTTTGCTGAGCTTATGAACGGTTTCCATCTATCGCTGGGTCAACATGAAACAAGCGAGCTGTTCCGTGTGAACGCAGTGGCTTGGTGGTACACCCATAATATGCTCGTTCACTATTCTGTACCTCACGGTCTGGAGCAATACGGCGGTGCAGCCTGGGGAACACGCGATGTGTGTCAGGGGCCTGTGGAATATTTCTCAGCTGTGCAAAAGTTCGATGAGGTTCGTTCCATTCTGCTGACTGTCTTCAGCCATCAGTACGAGGACAGCGGAAACTGGCCGCAATGGTTTATGTTTGACAACTATACTCACGTGCAGCAAGAAGAAAGCCATGGGGATATTATCGTCTGGCCGCTCAAGGTACTGGGCGATTATTTGACCGCTACCCGTGATTACAGTATTCTGGAAGAAAATGTACCTTACACCCATCGACATACTTTCGATTATACCAAGCAGACCGCGACTCTCATGGAACATGCCCTGAAGGAAATCGAATACATTCGAGATAATTTCCTGCATGATACGTATTTGTCGGCCTATGGCGACGGCGATTGGGACGATACCCTCCAGCCAGCCAATGCACAGCTGAAGCAATACATGGCGAGCAGCTGGACGGTTGCACTCACCTACCAAGTTATTAGTAACTTTGCTGCAGCTTTGGAGCAGGCCCCCGCGGGTGTAGTAAGCGAAGCCGACAAGATTGCACAAGATCTACATCAGATGGCCAATGGCATCCGTAAAGACTTCAACCGCTACATGCTGGAGAGCGGAATTATTCCGGGCTTCGTGTATATGGAAGAGCCCGGTCAACCTAAGCTGATGCTCCATCCGTCTGACACTGAGACGGGAATCCATTACCGCTTGCTGCCGATGACGCGCAGCATGATCAGCCAGCTGCTCACGCCTGAGCAAGCATTGGCTCATGAGCAACTCATCCGTGAGCAGTTCCTCTGCCCGGATGGTGTGCGTCTGATGAACCGTCCTGCACAGTATGATGGCGGTGTGAGCTCGCACTTCAAGCGCGCAGAGCAAGCGGCCAACTTTGGACGTGAAGTCGGGCTGCAATATGTGCATGCCCATATCCGCTTTGCGGAAGCGATGGCCAAGTTGGGACGCAAGGATGACGCTTGGCATAGCTTGAAGCTCATCAATCCGGTCGGCATCCGTGCGTCCGTACCGAATGCCGAATGGCGCCAAAGCAACGCCTATTTCAGTAGCTCGGACGGTAAATTTAATTCCCGCTATGAAGCACAGGAACGGTTTGGTGAACTGCGTGAAGGAGCCGTACCCGTCAAAGGCGGTTGGAGAATCTATTCCAGCGGTCCGGGAATCTATATGAATCAGCTGATATCGAATGTCCTTGGTGTTCGTCAGTCAGGCGAAGACCTGATCCTGGACCCTGTGCTGCCGGATCATCTCGACGGATTGGAATTTAAGTTTTCCTTTGCAGGGAAACCGATCACCTTCGTCTACCGTATGTTGCAAGAGCATACTGGCGGTGAGCAGGGCCGTGTAGTATTGAATGGAACACCACTGGAAAGCGAGCCAGCCGGCGATAATCGCTACCGCTCCGGTGCCTTACGCATCAAACGCGAGGTTTTCGAGCAGACGTTAGCAGAGCATGATGGTGTACATCGTCTGGAGATTATTTTATAA
- a CDS encoding glycoside hydrolase family 3 N-terminal domain-containing protein, translated as MEQHLNSYLESMTLEEKVDQLLQLVGAFFEEAGTDSQITGPMASLGITEKNVHNVGSVLGIAGAKEAIRVQQAHLSKNRLGIPLLIMADIVHGFKTIFPIPLAIGCSWDMQLAEESATIAAREAAVSGVHVTFAPMVDLVRDPRWGRVMESTGEDPHLNSQFARAFVRGFQGKDLTNDTDRVAACVKHFAAYGAGEGGRDYNTVDVSAWQLREYYLPSYKAALDEGCEMVMTSFNTVEGVAATGNKRLMRDLLRDEWGFDGVLISDWAAIKELIPHGIAEDEREAAKKALLAGVDIEMMTSCYNGYLPELVRSGQLDEALIDEAVMRILKLKQKLGLFENPLRGADPEREREVVFCEAHRTVAKELAIKSCVLLKNDSVLPLNRNQHIALIGPFVESGDILGSWSWSGSQEEAIRVIDGFQSKISSSLLTVATGCSIDDITEEQYAEALQVASKAEVIVLALGERSDMSGEAGSRSNIRLPQAQLELVKRLKTLNKPMVAVLFNGRPLDLHGVIEEADAVLEAWFPGGEGGAAIADLLYGDAEPTGRLTMSFPQSVGQVPVYYNHFNTGRPQLDPNTKERYVSQYLDVPNEPLFPFGYGLSYTDVAYDSVQLSGDTLIPGQELTVKVQVTNTGTRPVEETVQFYVRDISGDTVRPMKELKDFCKVLLAPGESREVEFALTEPQLRYHHADLSFSSDSGEFAVFTGPNSRDTSESRFRLVK; from the coding sequence ATGGAACAACACCTGAATTCCTATTTAGAAAGCATGACGCTTGAAGAAAAAGTTGATCAACTGCTACAGCTTGTAGGTGCCTTCTTTGAAGAAGCGGGAACAGATAGTCAAATTACCGGCCCTATGGCTTCTCTTGGCATCACAGAGAAAAATGTCCATAACGTCGGTTCCGTGCTTGGCATCGCAGGGGCCAAGGAAGCAATTCGTGTTCAGCAGGCTCATTTGAGTAAAAACCGTCTGGGTATTCCGCTTTTAATTATGGCAGATATTGTACATGGCTTCAAAACGATTTTCCCTATACCGCTGGCTATTGGTTGCTCATGGGATATGCAGCTGGCAGAAGAGAGCGCTACCATTGCTGCCCGCGAGGCGGCTGTATCCGGTGTTCACGTCACATTCGCCCCTATGGTCGATCTGGTGCGTGACCCGCGCTGGGGCCGTGTGATGGAATCTACTGGGGAAGACCCTCATCTCAACAGTCAATTTGCCCGTGCGTTTGTGCGCGGATTTCAGGGTAAAGATCTGACGAACGATACCGACCGGGTGGCCGCATGCGTGAAGCATTTTGCCGCATATGGAGCTGGTGAAGGCGGACGGGATTACAACACTGTAGATGTATCCGCATGGCAGCTGCGAGAGTATTATCTTCCCTCCTATAAAGCTGCCTTAGATGAAGGCTGCGAAATGGTGATGACGTCCTTCAATACCGTAGAAGGCGTAGCCGCAACGGGCAATAAGCGCCTGATGCGTGATTTGCTTCGTGATGAATGGGGCTTTGATGGTGTACTCATCTCGGATTGGGCCGCCATCAAGGAGCTTATCCCTCACGGCATCGCCGAGGATGAGCGCGAGGCAGCGAAGAAAGCACTGCTGGCTGGCGTAGATATTGAAATGATGACCTCTTGCTATAACGGGTATCTGCCTGAGCTGGTTCGCAGCGGACAGCTGGATGAAGCACTCATTGATGAAGCAGTAATGCGTATATTGAAGCTCAAGCAAAAGCTGGGCTTGTTCGAAAATCCGCTACGCGGCGCAGACCCTGAGCGTGAACGTGAAGTTGTGTTCTGTGAAGCTCACCGTACGGTTGCCAAAGAATTAGCTATTAAATCTTGCGTGTTGCTCAAAAATGATTCCGTTCTTCCATTGAATCGCAATCAACATATTGCGTTGATCGGGCCTTTTGTAGAGAGTGGTGATATCTTGGGCTCTTGGTCGTGGAGCGGTTCGCAAGAGGAAGCTATTCGCGTTATTGACGGGTTCCAATCGAAAATATCCTCCTCGCTGCTCACGGTTGCGACAGGTTGCTCTATCGACGATATAACTGAGGAGCAATATGCAGAAGCTCTGCAAGTTGCCAGCAAAGCAGAGGTTATCGTGTTGGCGCTTGGAGAGCGCTCGGATATGAGTGGTGAAGCAGGCAGCCGTTCCAATATTCGCCTGCCACAAGCCCAGTTGGAACTGGTGAAGCGCCTGAAGACGCTGAACAAGCCTATGGTAGCCGTATTATTTAATGGTCGTCCGTTGGATCTGCACGGTGTTATTGAAGAAGCAGACGCTGTACTGGAAGCCTGGTTCCCTGGTGGCGAAGGCGGCGCGGCGATTGCCGACTTGTTGTACGGTGATGCCGAACCTACGGGTCGCCTGACCATGTCATTCCCGCAATCGGTCGGACAGGTGCCCGTGTACTACAATCATTTTAATACAGGACGCCCGCAGTTAGATCCGAATACAAAAGAACGTTATGTGTCTCAATATCTAGACGTACCGAACGAACCTTTATTCCCGTTTGGCTATGGACTGAGTTATACCGATGTCGCTTATGATAGCGTACAGCTTTCCGGCGATACCCTTATACCTGGTCAGGAACTGACCGTGAAAGTGCAGGTAACGAACACAGGAACACGTCCAGTCGAAGAAACCGTCCAGTTCTATGTTCGTGATATCAGCGGTGATACGGTTCGCCCAATGAAAGAACTGAAAGATTTCTGCAAAGTCCTTCTTGCCCCAGGCGAAAGCCGGGAAGTGGAATTTGCATTGACCGAGCCTCAGCTGCGCTATCATCATGCAGATTTGAGCTTCAGCAGTGACAGCGGTGAATTTGCCGTCTTTACAGGACCTAACAGCCGAGATACCAGCGAAAGCCGTTTTCGGTTAGTGAAATAA